Proteins from a genomic interval of Cervus elaphus chromosome 13, mCerEla1.1, whole genome shotgun sequence:
- the GSC gene encoding homeobox protein goosecoid, translating to MPASMFSIDNILAARPRCKDSVPPVAPSAAAPVVFPALHGDSLYGGAGGGASSDYGAFYPRPVAPGGAGLPAAVGGSRLGYSNYFYGQLHVQAAPVGPACCGAVPPLGAQQCSCVPTPPGYEGPGSVLVSPVPHQMMPYMNVGTLSRTELQLLNQLHCRRKRRHRTIFTDEQLEALENLFQETKYPDVGTREQLARKVHLREEKVEVWFKNRRAKWRRQKRSSSEESENAEKWNKTSSKASPEKREEEGKSDLDSDS from the exons ATGCCCGCCAGCATGTTCAGCATCGACAACATCCTGGCCGCCCGGCCGCGCTGCAAGGACTCGGTGCCGCCCGTGGCGCCCAGCGCCGCGGCTCCCGTCGTCTTCCCGGCCCTGCACGGGGACTCGCTCTACGGCGGCGCCGGTGGCGGCGCCTCCTCGGACTATGGCGCCTTCTACCCGCGCCCCGTGGCCCCCGGCGGCGCAGGCCTCCCGGCCGCGGTCGGCGGCTCGCGCCTGGGCTACAGCAACTACTTCTACGGGCAGCTGCACGTGCAGGCGGCCCCCGTGGGCCCGGCCTGCTGCGGGGCCGTGCCGCCGCTGGGCGCCCAGCAGTGCTCCTGCGTCCCGACGCCCCCAG GCTACGAGGGGCCCGGCTCCGTGCTGGTGTCCCCCGTGCCGCATCAGATGATGCCCTACATGAACGTGGGCACCCTGTCGCGCACCGAGCTGCAGCTCCTCAACCAGCTGCACTGCCGGCGGAAGCGGCGGCACCGCACCATCTTCACCGACGAGCAGCTCGAAGCGCTGGAGAACCTCTTCCAGGAGACCAAGTACCCAGACGTGGGCACCCGCGAGCAGCTGGCCCGGAAGGTGCACCTCCGCGAGGAGAAGGTGGAG GTCTGGTTTAAAAACCGCCGCGCCAAATGGAGGCGGCAGAAGCGGTCCTCTTCGGAGGAGTCGGAAAACGCCGAGAAGTGGAACAAGACGTCGTCGAAGGCGTCGCcggagaagagggaagaggaaggtAAAAGCGATTTGGACTCGGACAGCTGA